In one Sphingobacterium daejeonense genomic region, the following are encoded:
- a CDS encoding dihydroxy-acid dehydratase domain-containing protein — protein MKHTGKAVVFEDIEDYKIKIDSLDLDVDENSVLVLKNVGPKGYPGMPEVGNMGIPKKLLDKGVVDMVRISDGRMSGTGFGTVVLHISPESAVGGMLAFVQNGDMIELDVEARQLNLLVEDEELAKRKQNLKLDLNKYTRGYCKLYVDHVEQSHLGADLDFLKGGSGSEVLRDSH, from the coding sequence ATGAAACATACTGGAAAAGCAGTTGTTTTTGAAGATATAGAGGATTATAAAATTAAAATAGACTCTTTAGACCTGGATGTTGATGAAAACAGTGTTTTGGTCCTAAAAAATGTAGGACCTAAAGGTTATCCCGGAATGCCCGAGGTGGGTAACATGGGAATCCCTAAAAAACTATTGGATAAAGGTGTTGTCGATATGGTAAGGATTTCAGATGGTCGAATGAGCGGGACTGGGTTTGGAACCGTTGTTCTACATATCTCACCAGAATCAGCAGTAGGTGGGATGTTAGCCTTTGTGCAGAATGGTGATATGATTGAACTTGATGTAGAAGCTAGACAATTGAATCTTTTAGTAGAAGATGAGGAATTGGCAAAAAGAAAACAAAATTTAAAGTTAGACCTTAATAAATATACAAGAGGATATTGCAAATTATATGTGGATCATGTTGAACAATCGCATTTAGGAGCTGACCTAGACTTTTTAAAAGGGGGATCTGGCAGTGAAGTGTTAAGAGATTCACATTAA
- a CDS encoding dihydroxy-acid dehydratase: protein MKLRSKEWFGRKGKDGFIYRAWMKNQGIPADMFEGKPVIGICNTWSELTPCNAHFRDLAEAVKKGVLEAGGFPVEFPVMSLGETLMKPTAMLFRNLASMDVEESIRANPIDGVVLLCGCDKTTPSLVMGACSVDLPTLVVSGGAMLTGKFQGKDIGTSDVWRFADASKQGTITEEEMNQAEAGMCRSAGHCAVMGTASSMASMVEALGLTLPGNAAIPAVDANRKVLARMSGRRIVEMIKEDLKMSKILKREAFENAIMVNAAIGGSTNFAIHLMAIAGRIGVELDLEDFDKYSKGVPLVANLQPSGKFFMEDLYYAGGIPAVMNSIQKFLNTDALTVNGKTIADNCSNQKSLNETVISTVENPFNPLSGIVVLKGNLCENGAVIKTFCCNSSTHETYWKSSCF, encoded by the coding sequence ATGAAACTCAGAAGTAAAGAATGGTTTGGTAGAAAAGGAAAGGACGGATTTATTTATCGTGCCTGGATGAAGAATCAGGGGATTCCTGCAGATATGTTTGAAGGAAAGCCGGTTATTGGGATCTGTAATACTTGGTCTGAACTAACCCCATGTAATGCTCATTTCCGTGATCTGGCGGAGGCCGTAAAAAAGGGAGTTTTAGAAGCAGGGGGATTTCCTGTTGAGTTCCCCGTGATGTCACTTGGGGAAACATTGATGAAACCAACGGCCATGCTTTTCAGGAATTTGGCGAGCATGGATGTTGAAGAGTCTATCCGGGCAAATCCAATTGATGGTGTGGTATTGTTATGTGGTTGTGATAAGACAACTCCATCTTTGGTGATGGGGGCCTGCAGTGTTGACCTCCCTACATTGGTAGTTTCTGGAGGAGCAATGTTAACTGGTAAATTTCAAGGAAAGGATATAGGTACTAGTGATGTATGGCGTTTTGCTGATGCTTCCAAACAAGGCACAATAACAGAAGAGGAAATGAATCAAGCAGAGGCAGGAATGTGTCGGAGTGCGGGTCATTGTGCTGTAATGGGTACGGCATCATCTATGGCAAGTATGGTGGAAGCATTAGGATTGACATTGCCAGGAAATGCTGCAATCCCTGCAGTCGATGCGAATAGAAAAGTATTGGCAAGAATGTCAGGAAGAAGAATTGTTGAAATGATTAAGGAGGATTTAAAAATGTCCAAAATCTTGAAACGCGAGGCTTTTGAAAATGCAATCATGGTAAATGCTGCTATTGGTGGGTCTACCAACTTTGCTATTCATTTGATGGCTATCGCCGGTAGGATAGGAGTCGAGCTTGATCTTGAAGATTTTGACAAATATTCTAAGGGGGTTCCATTAGTTGCTAATCTACAGCCTTCAGGAAAATTCTTTATGGAGGATCTTTATTATGCGGGTGGGATTCCTGCGGTCATGAATAGCATCCAAAAATTCCTGAATACAGATGCACTGACAGTTAATGGGAAAACGATTGCAGATAATTGCTCAAACCAGAAGAGCCTTAATGAAACAGTGATATCAACAGTGGAAAATCCTTTCAATCCATTGTCCGGCATTGTAGTATTGAAAGGGAATTTATGTGAAAATGGCGCTGTGATTAAAACCTTCTGCTGCAACTCCAGCACTCATGAAACATACTGGAAAAGCAGTTGTTTTTGA